The following proteins come from a genomic window of Malus sylvestris chromosome 4, drMalSylv7.2, whole genome shotgun sequence:
- the LOC126619037 gene encoding putative UDP-glucuronate:xylan alpha-glucuronosyltransferase 4, giving the protein MLYPSPDYVNMASKFSSSPSSSYSKQRVVPLVLYLIMLSLFFLCLMVSYSFRPTESNNSATIRHEQVIKNKTENADWFVAISKRFKIKGRKIKVGLVNVDEHIHRQLRGLSNVEAVSVAFERVARDRKWEDYFPEWVDEDEERGKPKCPEIPIPKLENYEGIDVVLAKVPCGANRTSDKEGIRDVFRLQVNLVVANLVVGRGWMKPDAHRTVYVVFIGACGPMVEIFRCDDRLMHRGNYWVYRPNIVRLKQKVHMPFGSCQIAPGYAETGREIWRKYMLETSSWIPYEKRRLAYVTILHSSEAYVCGAITLAQSIRQTNSTKDLVLLADDSITPKSIQGLTAAGWNIKRIQRIRSASAQKGSYNEWNYSKLRVWQLTKYDKVIFIDADLLVLKNIDSFFVHPQLSAVGNNKMLFNSGLMVVEPSNCMFEYLMRKTFTIESYNGGDQGFLNEIFTWWHRLPWRLNALKYFEGPKAANHEMPEDLYALHYLGFKPWVCYKDYDCNWEGNGSSVFASDSAHEKWWKMYDQMPKELKSYCGLTKKMDKDLKKRRVKAAKANFSDGHWKIEIKDPRQHHLYM; this is encoded by the exons ATGCTTTATCCTTCACCAGATTATGTGAACATGGCTTCCAAGTTTTcttcctccccctcctcctcctatTCCAAACAACGAGTAGTCCCCTTGGTTCTCTATCTAATTATGCTCTCTCTATTCTTCCTATGCCTAATGGTCTCGTATAGTTTTCGTCCCACCGAGTCGAACAATTCAGCTACCATTCGACACGAACAGGTTATCAAGAACAAAACTGAGAATGCGGACTGGTTCGTTGCCATTTCCAAACGATTCAAAATCAAGGGTAGAAAAATTAAGGTAGGTTTGGTCAATGTAGATGAACATATTCATCGTCAGCTCCGAGGACTATCAAATGTAGAGGCAGTCTCAGTGGCATTCGAACGCGTAGCTAGGGATCGAAAATGGGAGGACTATTTTCCCGAATGGGTTGACGAAGACGAGGAACGGGGGAAACCAAAGTGTCCGGAAATCCCAATTCCTAAGCTGGAGAATTACGAGGGCATCGATGTGGTACTGGCCAAGGTTCCATGTGGAGCAAATAGGACGAGTGACAAGGAAGGGATTAGGGATGTGTTTAGATTACAAGTTAATTTGGTGGTGGCTAATCTCGTGGTGGGGAGAGGGTGGATGAAGCCTGATGCTCATCGGACGGTGTATGTTGTGTTTATCGGGGCTTGTGGACCGATGGTGGAGATTTTCAGATGTGATGATCGTTTGATGCATAGAGGGAATTATTGGGTTTATAGGCCTAATATTGTGAGATTGAAACAAAAGGTGCATATGCCTTTTGGATCTTGCCAAATTGCTCCGGGTTATGCAGAAACAG GCAGAGAAATCTGGAGAAAATACATGCTAGAAACAAGCTCATGGATTCCATACGAGAAGCGTAGACTTGCCTATGTCACAATCCTGCACTCCTCAGAAGCCTATGTGTGTGGTGCAATAACCCTAGCTCAAAGCATCAGACAAACCAACTCCACCAAAGACCTAGTCCTCCTTGCAGACGACTCCATCACTCCTAAATCCATCCAAGGCCTAACCGCGGCCGGATGGAATATCAAGCGAATCCAAAGAATCCGAAGCGCATCTGCGCAAAAAGGATCCTACAACGAGTGGAACTACAGCAAACTCCGGGTGTGGCAGCTCACGAAGTATGACAAGGTCATTTTCATCGACGCGGACCTTCTAGTCCTCAAGAACATTGACAGTTTCTTCGTGCACCCGCAGCTGTCAGCCGTGGGGAATAACAAGATGTTATTCAACTCCGGCTTGATGGTCGTGGAGCCATCGAACTGCATGTTCGAATACCTAATGCGAAAAACGTTCACAATTGAGTCATACAACGGCGGCGATCAGGGTTTTTTGAATGAGATTTTTACTTGGTGGCATAGGTTGCCTTGGAGGCTAAATGCACTAAAATATTTTGAGGGACCAAAAGCTGCAAATCATGAGATGCCTGAGGACCTGTATGCATTACAttacttggggttcaagccttgGGTGTGTTACAAAGATTATGACTGCAACTGGGAAGGGAATGGCAGCAGCGTCTTCGCGAGCGATTCGGCTCACGAAAAATGGTGGAAAATGTACGATCAGATGCCAAAGGAGCTAAAATCTTACTGTGGTTTGACGAAGAAAATGGATAAAGATTTGAAGAAGAGGAGAGTGAAAGCAGCTAAGGCTAATTTTTCTGATGGACATTGGAAAATTGAGATTAAGGACCCAAGACAGCATCATTTATATATGTAG